A DNA window from Niabella yanshanensis contains the following coding sequences:
- a CDS encoding amidohydrolase: MRQSEISRKEFLKKSGLGFAGMAVVPRLPDSNGPSGREKMKEIQLMEKEYTLKNVRLETGFEYEDNEVVHTETGLFSVAISGGKIKEISPNAPNHVGAIDARGLLMLPAFKDMHIHLDKTFYDGPWQAARRRTDGVKGMIALEQQILPEMLKTSTHRAEQLIELLQSKGTSFARSHVNIEPTSKLQSLKNLEKALTDKKDGFRAELVAFPQHGVFYTNSAGFLKDAAQMGVDFIGGLDPYTIDGAIEKTIDFTVQLALDHNKGIDIHLHESGESGLKTVEYLIRKVNESPVLKGKTFISHCFVLGKLEKAKQEEIAGQLGAAGIGIVSTIPFGSLIMPIPILYKHNVRVLTGNDSIIDHWNTFGSGSVLQKANLMAQLYGYSTEFLLSRSLKLATADLLPLDDKGVQQWPKTGDAADFVLIDAGCSAEAVSRVSPVRSLVSNGNIVY, encoded by the coding sequence ATGAGGCAATCAGAAATATCACGTAAAGAGTTTTTAAAAAAATCGGGTTTAGGTTTTGCCGGAATGGCGGTAGTACCCCGCTTACCCGATAGTAACGGGCCTTCCGGCAGGGAGAAAATGAAAGAGATCCAATTAATGGAAAAGGAGTATACATTAAAAAATGTACGGTTGGAGACCGGTTTTGAATATGAAGACAACGAGGTCGTGCATACTGAAACCGGTTTGTTTTCGGTAGCGATTAGCGGTGGTAAAATAAAAGAAATCTCTCCCAATGCACCCAACCATGTTGGCGCAATTGATGCCAGGGGATTGTTAATGCTTCCGGCATTTAAGGATATGCATATTCACCTGGATAAAACTTTTTACGATGGTCCGTGGCAGGCTGCCAGGCGACGAACGGATGGTGTAAAAGGGATGATCGCGCTTGAACAGCAGATTTTGCCGGAGATGCTCAAAACCTCAACACATCGTGCAGAGCAGCTGATCGAACTATTGCAGTCCAAAGGAACTTCTTTTGCCAGGAGTCATGTCAATATTGAGCCAACTTCAAAATTGCAGTCTCTGAAGAACCTTGAAAAGGCGCTGACCGATAAAAAAGATGGTTTTCGGGCCGAGTTGGTTGCCTTCCCGCAACATGGCGTTTTTTATACCAATTCAGCAGGTTTCCTAAAGGATGCGGCTCAAATGGGTGTTGATTTTATAGGAGGCCTGGATCCGTATACCATTGATGGTGCAATAGAAAAAACAATCGACTTTACCGTTCAGCTGGCATTAGATCATAATAAAGGAATCGATATTCATTTGCATGAATCAGGTGAATCGGGGCTTAAAACGGTTGAGTATCTCATAAGGAAAGTAAACGAAAGCCCGGTTTTAAAGGGAAAGACGTTTATCAGCCATTGTTTTGTACTGGGAAAACTGGAAAAGGCAAAGCAGGAAGAAATAGCTGGGCAACTGGGCGCCGCCGGCATTGGCATTGTGTCCACGATTCCTTTTGGTAGTTTGATAATGCCGATTCCTATTCTGTACAAACATAATGTAAGGGTGCTGACGGGTAACGACAGCATTATAGATCATTGGAACACCTTTGGAAGCGGGAGCGTGTTGCAAAAAGCAAACCTGATGGCTCAGCTTTATGGCTATAGTACTGAATTTTTATTGTCGAGGAGTTTGAAGCTGGCTACTGCTGATTTACTTCCCCTGGATGATAAAGGAGTACAGCAATGGCCTAAGACCGGCGATGCAGCTGATTTTGTATTGATCGATGCAGGCTGCTCGGCGGAAGCAGTATCCAGGGTATCACCGGTACGATCGCTGGTCAGCAATGGGAATATTGTTTATTAG
- a CDS encoding peptidase domain-containing ABC transporter: MRSTQLKAAQISLVHQQDKTDCGIACLLSLIKYYDGSNTLENLRILSGTNSIGTTLLGLYQAANSIGFTAEGCESDLDSLIKHPNPCILHVTASGNSYHYVVCFGYFPVSNKTTANEATQAFLIGDPAKGVSYYSKEELADIWHTKTCLTLSPNEHFIKTSNKRQAKIRWIKDLIREDTHLLSIGACLGIFVAGLSLAMAIFSQRLIDDILPNKNLVKLLGGIILVFLLLLIKEGLSILRQHFLIRQAKLFNIRIISFFFNHLLSLPKSFFDTHKIGDMTARLNDTSRIQRAISQLAGSVVIDVLAVLISLILVFAYSLPVGFICLLVMPLFYLLIYKNNASIVKRQKNVMVGYAAVEANYISTLQGIETVKNNNSQNLFQEANHNIYKKFQEAVYSLNSIQIKLSAIVSTLGVLFLIGILSYCCYEVLNNQLQIGELIAILSMCGTMLPAVANLAMISIPINEAKIAFDRMFDFASSKSEKAESNELISAFECLSANRLFFRFAGRKPLLKDISFTIRKGEIVALMGENGCGKSTIAELLQKNYTAESGDIFINKSLLLQHIDIAAWRNLVKIVPQDIHIFNATVLENIAFEDATQKTSEVIQFLKQYGFSPYIDAMPQSIMTIVGEGGINLSGGQKQMIAIARALYKKPQLLILDEATAAMDRNSEQFVLALLSKLKKQMGIIFITHRLHVLKSLCDRIYLLENGTITTSGSHSDLIKGHNLYGNYWQDILH, encoded by the coding sequence ATGCGATCTACACAATTAAAGGCCGCTCAAATTTCATTAGTACATCAGCAAGATAAGACCGACTGCGGGATAGCTTGCTTGCTATCATTGATAAAGTACTATGATGGTTCAAATACTTTAGAAAACTTAAGAATTCTTAGCGGTACCAACTCGATCGGTACAACATTGCTTGGGCTGTATCAAGCTGCGAATAGCATCGGATTTACTGCCGAAGGTTGTGAATCTGATCTTGATTCTCTCATAAAGCATCCGAATCCTTGTATATTACATGTAACCGCTAGTGGCAATTCATATCATTATGTTGTGTGTTTCGGATATTTCCCCGTATCAAATAAAACCACTGCAAATGAAGCGACTCAGGCTTTTCTAATAGGAGATCCAGCAAAAGGTGTATCATACTACAGCAAAGAGGAGCTGGCCGATATTTGGCATACAAAAACTTGTCTAACTCTTTCCCCCAATGAGCACTTCATAAAAACATCTAACAAAAGACAGGCTAAAATAAGATGGATTAAGGACCTCATAAGAGAAGACACCCATTTATTAAGCATTGGTGCATGTTTAGGTATTTTTGTAGCTGGTCTAAGCCTGGCAATGGCAATTTTCTCTCAACGCTTGATTGATGATATTTTGCCAAATAAGAACTTGGTGAAATTGCTTGGGGGAATTATCCTCGTCTTTTTATTATTGCTAATTAAGGAAGGTTTGTCGATTTTAAGACAACATTTTTTAATACGGCAAGCTAAGTTGTTCAACATCCGCATAATTAGCTTCTTCTTTAATCATCTACTCTCGTTACCGAAGTCTTTTTTTGACACACACAAAATTGGGGATATGACTGCGAGATTAAATGACACGAGTCGCATTCAGCGTGCTATAAGTCAACTCGCAGGCAGTGTAGTGATTGATGTTTTAGCGGTTCTAATATCACTTATACTTGTTTTTGCTTATTCGCTGCCAGTTGGTTTTATATGTTTGCTAGTAATGCCCCTTTTTTACTTATTGATCTATAAAAACAATGCCTCAATTGTCAAAAGACAGAAAAATGTAATGGTGGGCTATGCCGCAGTCGAAGCCAATTATATATCGACGTTGCAAGGTATCGAGACTGTTAAAAATAATAATAGTCAAAATTTGTTTCAAGAAGCTAATCATAATATATATAAAAAGTTTCAAGAGGCTGTTTATAGCCTCAACAGCATACAAATCAAACTCTCGGCTATTGTTAGTACATTGGGCGTTCTATTTTTAATCGGTATTCTTTCATATTGTTGTTACGAGGTGCTAAATAACCAACTCCAAATTGGAGAGCTGATTGCGATTTTATCCATGTGCGGGACAATGCTACCCGCAGTAGCGAACCTTGCAATGATATCTATTCCTATTAATGAAGCAAAAATAGCGTTTGATCGAATGTTCGACTTTGCTTCCAGCAAGTCAGAAAAAGCAGAGAGTAACGAATTAATTTCTGCTTTTGAATGCTTATCGGCAAATAGGCTCTTTTTCCGTTTTGCCGGTCGCAAACCGTTATTAAAAGATATTTCTTTCACAATCAGAAAAGGTGAGATCGTTGCCTTAATGGGTGAGAATGGTTGCGGAAAAAGTACAATTGCTGAATTACTGCAGAAAAACTATACGGCAGAGAGCGGAGACATTTTTATTAATAAATCGTTGTTGTTACAGCATATTGATATTGCTGCATGGAGAAATCTTGTGAAAATTGTTCCGCAGGATATCCATATTTTTAACGCAACCGTTCTTGAAAACATAGCATTTGAAGACGCGACCCAAAAGACAAGTGAGGTTATTCAATTTTTAAAACAATATGGCTTTTCGCCTTATATTGACGCCATGCCACAATCGATAATGACAATTGTTGGTGAAGGAGGAATCAACCTTTCCGGCGGACAAAAGCAAATGATCGCGATAGCGAGGGCACTGTATAAAAAGCCACAGCTTTTGATCTTAGACGAGGCTACCGCAGCTATGGATAGAAATAGTGAGCAATTTGTTTTAGCTCTACTTTCGAAACTAAAGAAACAAATGGGTATTATTTTTATTACCCACCGACTGCACGTCCTAAAGTCACTGTGTGACAGAATTTATTTACTGGAAAACGGAACAATAACCACATCCGGCAGTCACTCCGATTTAATAAAAGGCCATAACCTGTATGGTAATTATTGGCAAGATATTCTTCATTAA
- a CDS encoding peroxiredoxin family protein, with protein MRIFAKYFTILALLGIGGFLVYRIVHTLNKKSLVKERISTLPPFNFYTLNNTHFGSDSLIKDKSTVIIYFNTGCEHCQYETNQILKNAETLQKSNFLLVSSESENLLRNFYRQYNLSAFPFVRLLRDADNIMYQIFGAKSVPTIFIYAKNGHLLKKYDGEVKIEALIDAVK; from the coding sequence ATGCGAATATTCGCTAAGTATTTTACAATTTTAGCACTACTGGGAATTGGTGGTTTTTTAGTGTATAGAATTGTGCATACACTGAATAAAAAAAGTCTTGTAAAGGAGCGAATAAGCACGCTACCACCTTTTAATTTTTACACCTTAAATAATACTCATTTTGGTAGTGATTCACTGATAAAGGACAAAAGCACAGTAATCATTTATTTCAATACGGGATGCGAACATTGCCAATACGAAACTAACCAAATTCTTAAAAACGCAGAAACATTACAAAAGAGCAATTTTTTATTGGTTTCCTCAGAATCGGAAAATCTACTTAGAAACTTTTACCGTCAATATAATCTTTCTGCTTTCCCGTTTGTTAGATTGCTTCGAGATGCCGATAATATCATGTATCAAATCTTTGGAGCAAAAAGCGTCCCCACAATTTTCATTTATGCTAAAAACGGCCATCTATTAAAAAAATATGATGGGGAAGTAAAAATAGAGGCGCTCATAGACGCCGTTAAATAA
- a CDS encoding RNA polymerase sigma factor, whose amino-acid sequence MDNILLGVEPPVQGSLTQRGNIGLEASKLVKKQTLAISGDELEDLLKGCQNNTEHQKEALYKGFYGYLKGVVIRYVSDYHFAEELVNDSFIKIFNNISSFNAIGQSGDITISFKAWIAKIASRTAIDFLRKKKIDFGKDDIADMPIAPIAEMQVQSTEAKDILKLLNELPKTQQAIFNLYEIEGFSHQEISGLLAIPENVSRSYLSRAKNKLKALYSENFKA is encoded by the coding sequence TTGGACAATATATTATTAGGTGTTGAACCACCGGTTCAAGGCTCCTTAACCCAAAGGGGTAATATTGGTTTAGAAGCAAGTAAGCTGGTAAAAAAACAGACATTGGCGATAAGCGGGGATGAACTGGAAGATTTATTAAAAGGGTGCCAAAACAACACAGAGCATCAGAAAGAGGCGCTTTATAAGGGCTTTTATGGCTACCTGAAAGGCGTGGTGATCCGTTATGTCAGTGACTACCACTTTGCAGAAGAATTAGTAAATGATAGTTTTATAAAGATATTCAACAATATTTCATCTTTTAATGCAATAGGACAAAGTGGCGATATCACCATTTCCTTCAAGGCCTGGATTGCCAAAATTGCCTCCCGCACTGCTATTGACTTTTTAAGAAAAAAGAAAATAGATTTCGGTAAAGATGATATTGCTGACATGCCCATTGCCCCCATTGCAGAAATGCAGGTGCAAAGCACGGAGGCTAAGGATATATTAAAATTATTGAATGAATTGCCGAAAACACAACAGGCAATTTTCAACTTATATGAAATAGAAGGCTTTTCACACCAGGAGATCTCCGGGCTACTGGCCATTCCTGAAAATGTAAGCCGTTCTTACCTGTCGAGGGCTAAAAACAAACTAAAAGCCCTGTACAGTGAAAACTTTAAAGCATGA
- a CDS encoding DUF4397 domain-containing protein, with amino-acid sequence MNYNFLHFSPRSLAAVAFAALALVSCKKSNSDANYDGIVPASVGVVHASAGVPALDIAFDNSRLGVTTFNYTDRVDYLPVKPGNRNFRVYGAWTSTATPIFSKNLVFEAPKSYTVFITDTASKMDAVLIRDSTRAADQDSVRIRFANMTPDAPALDLYVKDNPVPIATNIRYKNAGQFFSHKIASNIQFELRATGQNTLLATSEPITLSKVNSNFYTIWSGGYISGSQAAGTRIAVDWFAH; translated from the coding sequence ATGAATTATAATTTTTTACACTTTAGCCCCCGAAGCTTAGCAGCAGTTGCTTTTGCTGCACTGGCGTTGGTTTCCTGCAAGAAATCAAACTCAGATGCCAATTATGACGGTATTGTTCCGGCCAGCGTTGGTGTGGTTCACGCCTCTGCAGGTGTACCCGCCCTGGATATTGCATTCGATAACAGCAGATTAGGCGTAACAACTTTTAATTACACGGACCGCGTGGATTACCTTCCTGTGAAGCCGGGTAACCGTAACTTCCGGGTCTATGGCGCCTGGACATCGACTGCAACTCCTATTTTTTCGAAAAACCTGGTTTTTGAAGCGCCTAAATCTTACACTGTATTTATTACGGATACCGCTTCTAAAATGGATGCTGTGTTAATCCGTGACAGCACCAGAGCTGCCGATCAGGATTCAGTTCGCATACGCTTTGCGAACATGACCCCCGACGCACCGGCTTTAGATTTGTATGTAAAAGATAATCCGGTACCAATTGCTACCAACATAAGATACAAGAATGCAGGGCAATTTTTTAGTCATAAAATTGCCTCTAATATCCAATTTGAGTTAAGAGCTACCGGACAAAATACACTGCTTGCTACTTCAGAGCCAATCACATTGTCGAAAGTAAATTCAAATTTTTATACAATATGGAGTGGCGGATATATCAGCGGAAGCCAGGCAGCAGGAACCCGGATTGCAGTAGACTGGTTTGCTCATTAG
- the dnaK gene encoding molecular chaperone DnaK: MGKIIGIDLGTTNSCVAVMEGNEPVVIANDEGRRTTPSVVAFLKNGERKVGDPAKRQAITNPQNTIMSVKRFMGRRYDEVGEEISHWSYKVAKGDNNTVRIDIDGRLYTPQEISAMTLQKMKKTAEDYLGQEVTEAVITVPAYFNDAQRQATKEAGEIAGLNVRRIVNEPTAAALAYGLDKGGKDHKIAVFDLGGGTFDISVLELGDGVFEVKSTNGDTHLGGDDFDKVIMDWLADEFKAEEAIDLRKDPMALQRLKEAAEKAKIELSSSSETEINLPYITAVDGVPKHLVKKLSRAKFEQLADDLFARCLKPCEAALKDAGMSASEIEEVILVGGSTRIPKVQEIVEKFFGKKPNRGVNPDEVVAIGAAIQGAVLTGEVKDVLLLDVTPLSVGIETLGGVMTTLIPANTTIPTKKSEVFSTASDNQPGVQIHVVQGERSMAKDNKSLGMFNLDGIPPAPRGVPQIEVMFDIDANGIMHVTAKDKGTGKEQKIHIEAGSGLSKEEVEKMKAEAKANEATDKAEREKIDKLNQADSLIFQTEKQLKEYGDKVPADKKTVIESAAEKLKEAHKQQDIAGIDAAMTELNNAWTAASEDLYKSGQAGPEAGAQAQADPGQQGGQAGNGATDDVTDVPYEEVK, translated from the coding sequence ATGGGTAAAATTATTGGAATCGATTTGGGAACCACCAATAGTTGCGTTGCGGTAATGGAAGGTAACGAGCCGGTGGTAATTGCAAATGATGAGGGGCGTCGTACCACACCATCGGTAGTAGCTTTCCTGAAAAACGGGGAACGTAAAGTGGGAGATCCTGCAAAACGTCAGGCTATTACGAATCCGCAAAATACCATTATGTCAGTGAAGCGTTTTATGGGGCGCAGGTATGATGAAGTGGGCGAAGAGATCAGCCATTGGAGCTATAAAGTAGCTAAAGGAGATAATAACACAGTAAGAATTGATATTGACGGCCGTTTATATACACCGCAGGAAATTTCTGCAATGACTTTGCAGAAAATGAAAAAAACTGCTGAAGATTACCTGGGACAGGAAGTAACTGAAGCGGTGATCACCGTTCCGGCTTATTTTAACGATGCACAGCGCCAGGCAACCAAAGAAGCCGGTGAAATCGCAGGTTTGAATGTTCGTCGTATTGTAAATGAACCTACAGCGGCGGCCTTGGCTTACGGGTTGGATAAAGGTGGTAAAGATCATAAAATTGCTGTATTTGATTTAGGTGGTGGTACTTTTGATATCTCTGTACTGGAACTGGGTGACGGCGTTTTCGAAGTAAAATCAACCAACGGTGATACCCACTTAGGTGGTGATGATTTTGATAAAGTGATTATGGACTGGCTCGCAGATGAGTTTAAAGCAGAGGAGGCGATAGACCTGCGCAAAGATCCTATGGCCTTACAGCGCTTAAAAGAAGCGGCTGAAAAAGCTAAAATAGAGCTTTCCAGTTCTTCTGAAACTGAAATAAACCTGCCTTATATTACTGCAGTAGACGGTGTACCTAAGCACCTGGTGAAGAAACTGAGCCGTGCTAAATTTGAGCAGTTGGCTGATGATTTATTCGCCCGTTGTTTGAAACCATGTGAAGCAGCTTTGAAAGACGCAGGTATGAGTGCCAGCGAAATTGAAGAGGTGATCCTGGTGGGTGGTAGTACCCGTATTCCTAAAGTACAGGAAATTGTAGAAAAATTCTTTGGTAAAAAACCAAACAGGGGTGTAAACCCTGACGAGGTGGTTGCTATTGGTGCAGCTATCCAGGGAGCAGTTTTAACCGGTGAGGTAAAAGATGTTTTATTATTAGATGTTACACCGCTTTCGGTAGGTATTGAAACCCTGGGTGGCGTAATGACTACATTAATTCCTGCCAATACTACTATTCCTACTAAGAAGTCTGAAGTATTCTCCACTGCGTCAGATAACCAGCCGGGTGTACAAATTCATGTAGTTCAGGGTGAGCGTTCAATGGCAAAGGATAACAAGAGCCTGGGTATGTTTAACCTCGATGGTATTCCGCCGGCTCCTCGTGGTGTTCCCCAGATTGAAGTGATGTTTGATATAGATGCTAATGGTATCATGCACGTTACTGCAAAAGATAAAGGAACCGGTAAAGAACAAAAAATACATATCGAAGCAGGTAGTGGTTTAAGCAAGGAAGAAGTAGAAAAAATGAAGGCTGAAGCAAAAGCCAATGAAGCTACTGATAAAGCCGAAAGAGAAAAGATCGATAAACTGAACCAGGCCGATAGTCTGATCTTCCAGACTGAAAAGCAACTGAAAGAGTATGGGGATAAAGTTCCCGCCGACAAAAAAACAGTTATAGAAAGCGCTGCAGAAAAATTAAAAGAAGCGCACAAGCAGCAGGATATTGCCGGAATTGATGCTGCGATGACGGAACTGAACAATGCATGGACTGCGGCAAGCGAAGATCTTTATAAATCTGGTCAGGCAGGTCCTGAAGCTGGTGCTCAGGCGCAGGCTGATCCGGGGCAGCAGGGTGGCCAGGCTGGAAATGGGGCTACCGATGATGTGACCGATGTGCCTTACGAAGAGGTTAAGTAA
- a CDS encoding MATE family efflux transporter, producing the protein MTTIDKSAGKATLLLRLLKEALQGKEIDYTTVSIRKAVMMLAIPMMLEMMMESVFALVDLYFVGHLKESSIAIQTVGLTESVLTVIYSVAIGMSMAATAIVARRIGEKNSEGAAHSAAQVLIVAFLVNIVLSVAGIVYAKDILMAMGATEQAAEHGKMFTKIMMGSSIAIMLLFLINGIFRGAGNAAIAMKSLWVANICNVILCPVLINGLGPIPAMGLTGAAVATATGRSIGVLYQCYHLFWGKGLMRLAARHFKIDMEIIRSLVKIATPGIFQFVIASCSWIVLARLVAVTGGEDGSAGYQTALRLMMFFMLPAWGLSGAASTLVGQNLGAGAPDRAEQSVMRTVKYNVIFMLTVSLIFFLLGDWLVGFFSEVENVRRVAKNAMYIMASGFIFYGVGMVMINAFNGSGDTWTPTKVNFFGFWLFQIPVAYLLARHFELGATGVFIAIPVAETAITIVSFILFKRGRWKLKQV; encoded by the coding sequence ATGACGACTATAGATAAGAGTGCTGGTAAAGCAACTCTGTTGCTGCGGCTTCTGAAAGAGGCTTTGCAGGGAAAAGAAATTGACTATACAACGGTAAGCATCCGCAAGGCTGTAATGATGCTGGCTATTCCGATGATGCTCGAAATGATGATGGAATCTGTTTTTGCGCTGGTGGACCTGTATTTTGTAGGCCATTTAAAGGAAAGCAGTATCGCCATTCAAACGGTGGGGTTAACCGAGTCTGTATTAACCGTTATCTATTCGGTTGCCATTGGCATGAGCATGGCAGCCACGGCTATTGTAGCCCGGCGGATAGGCGAAAAAAACTCGGAAGGAGCGGCGCATAGCGCTGCCCAGGTTTTAATTGTTGCTTTTTTGGTCAATATTGTCTTGAGCGTGGCCGGAATCGTATATGCTAAAGATATTTTGATGGCTATGGGCGCAACGGAGCAAGCCGCTGAACACGGGAAGATGTTCACTAAAATAATGATGGGCAGCAGTATTGCTATCATGCTTTTATTCCTGATCAATGGTATTTTCAGGGGCGCGGGCAATGCAGCTATTGCGATGAAGAGTTTATGGGTTGCCAATATTTGCAATGTGATCTTATGCCCGGTTTTAATTAATGGACTAGGCCCCATACCTGCCATGGGTTTGACCGGCGCAGCAGTAGCTACTGCAACAGGTAGAAGTATAGGCGTGCTATATCAATGCTATCACCTGTTTTGGGGCAAAGGGCTGATGCGTTTAGCGGCCAGGCATTTTAAAATCGATATGGAAATTATCCGGTCATTAGTTAAGATCGCAACACCGGGCATTTTTCAGTTTGTCATAGCGTCCTGTAGTTGGATTGTTTTAGCAAGATTGGTAGCTGTAACAGGAGGCGAAGACGGAAGTGCCGGTTACCAGACAGCGCTGCGTTTAATGATGTTCTTTATGCTGCCTGCCTGGGGGTTGAGTGGAGCTGCATCTACCCTGGTGGGACAAAACCTTGGCGCAGGTGCACCGGATAGAGCTGAACAAAGCGTAATGCGAACGGTAAAGTATAATGTCATTTTTATGCTAACGGTATCATTGATCTTCTTTTTACTGGGAGACTGGCTGGTGGGTTTTTTCAGTGAGGTGGAAAATGTACGCCGGGTAGCAAAGAATGCCATGTATATTATGGCCAGCGGATTTATTTTCTATGGAGTGGGTATGGTGATGATCAATGCATTTAATGGATCTGGGGACACATGGACTCCTACAAAAGTTAATTTTTTTGGCTTCTGGCTGTTCCAGATCCCGGTAGCCTATTTGCTGGCCAGGCATTTTGAGTTAGGAGCTACAGGCGTGTTTATTGCCATTCCCGTTGCTGAAACGGCCATTACTATTGTTTCTTTTATTTTATTTAAGAGAGGTAGATGGAAATTGAAGCAGGTGTAA
- a CDS encoding peptidase, giving the protein MTYCLGIKLKDGLVGISDTRISAGTNVTTRKKVSVHEDGSSSLFIMTSGLRSVRDKAITYFQELVADGIPYHKLFEAVNAFGEQIKRVAREDEAELAASGYKFNLNAIVGGQLKDDKEHKLFLLYSEGNWIEMAMGSQYAIIGNSGQGKAILNRVLDEQTTIKQALKAGFLSFDSTRVSSNDVDFPIDVVIYEKDQFNIIENRYEYDELKPVADAWAQKLHEALDEVPDAWMDKAFEQQKTGDGRV; this is encoded by the coding sequence ATGACTTATTGCTTGGGAATTAAATTAAAAGATGGATTGGTAGGCATTTCCGATACACGCATATCTGCGGGCACCAATGTTACTACCCGGAAAAAAGTATCGGTTCATGAAGACGGTAGTAGTTCCCTTTTTATCATGACCAGCGGGTTAAGATCGGTAAGGGATAAAGCCATTACGTATTTCCAGGAGCTGGTGGCTGATGGTATTCCATATCATAAATTATTCGAGGCTGTGAATGCTTTTGGTGAACAGATCAAAAGAGTGGCGAGGGAAGACGAGGCCGAGTTAGCTGCTTCAGGTTATAAATTTAACCTGAATGCTATTGTTGGCGGGCAGTTAAAGGATGATAAAGAGCACAAGCTTTTTCTACTCTATAGTGAAGGGAACTGGATAGAAATGGCGATGGGCTCGCAATATGCTATTATTGGTAACAGCGGCCAGGGTAAAGCTATTTTAAACCGGGTGCTGGATGAGCAAACTACCATTAAGCAGGCGCTGAAAGCTGGTTTTTTATCTTTTGATTCTACGAGGGTTAGTTCTAATGATGTCGATTTTCCAATAGATGTGGTCATCTACGAAAAAGATCAATTCAATATTATAGAGAACCGGTACGAATATGATGAGCTGAAGCCTGTAGCCGATGCATGGGCTCAAAAATTACACGAAGCGCTTGATGAAGTACCGGATGCCTGGATGGACAAGGCTTTCGAACAACAAAAAACAGGAGACGGCCGGGTATGA
- a CDS encoding transglutaminase-like domain-containing protein, whose protein sequence is MKFKISSGLSYRVKADTTFFFNIQAAQTESQTVTEEQIITTPAKLKLESFDLGIRKARFLRVQVPKTDFFEITYTATAELKLKPVRLKEGNLHLSKISPDAISYLFPSRYCQTDRLYKFAEMEFGSIKTTYGKVQAISNWIYKHVHYVGGSTNASTSSIETITQREGVCRDFAHLGIALCRAISIPARYFACYAYQLNPPDFHACFEAYIDGRWILFDATRMVPQHGLIKIAHGYDAADTSFANIYGEADALNVVVSCEALDKRRFDKQADKLKVVNYA, encoded by the coding sequence ATGAAGTTTAAGATTTCAAGCGGGTTGTCGTATCGGGTAAAAGCAGATACGACTTTTTTCTTCAATATCCAGGCCGCTCAAACGGAGTCTCAGACAGTTACAGAGGAGCAGATCATTACTACTCCTGCCAAACTAAAGCTGGAGTCTTTTGACCTGGGTATCAGGAAGGCGAGGTTTTTACGTGTGCAGGTACCCAAAACAGATTTTTTTGAAATCACTTATACAGCAACGGCGGAGCTGAAACTGAAGCCGGTGCGTTTAAAAGAAGGAAACCTGCATTTGAGCAAAATTTCACCGGATGCTATATCTTACCTGTTTCCGAGCCGCTATTGCCAGACAGATAGGTTGTACAAATTTGCGGAAATGGAATTTGGCAGCATCAAAACAACATATGGAAAAGTGCAGGCCATCAGCAACTGGATATACAAGCATGTACACTATGTAGGCGGGAGCACCAATGCAAGTACTTCGTCTATTGAAACGATTACGCAACGGGAAGGTGTATGCCGTGATTTTGCGCACCTGGGTATTGCTTTGTGCAGGGCCATCTCAATACCGGCCCGGTATTTTGCCTGCTATGCCTATCAATTAAATCCACCGGATTTTCATGCCTGCTTTGAGGCTTATATCGATGGCCGGTGGATATTGTTCGATGCTACCCGCATGGTGCCGCAACATGGTTTAATTAAGATAGCCCATGGTTACGACGCAGCCGATACTTCATTTGCCAATATTTATGGCGAGGCCGATGCCCTGAATGTGGTTGTTAGCTGCGAAGCGCTGGATAAGCGTAGATTTGATAAACAGGCTGATAAGTTGAAAGTAGTGAATTATGCGTGA